The Clostridia bacterium DNA window CACAGAGGGCCAGACCGAGCCGCGCCGAATTTGAGAAAGCCTCGTCGCCTACGGCTCCTCGTCTTTCTCAAATTCGCACATATAACCTTCGTCATATTTTTTCGGGTGAAGTGTCACACATCATTGACGACTCTACAAAAAGTACTGTCAAGAGCTCCGAGACTGTATAGACAAGACGCGGCGCAAATGATAAAATAATAAAAATCGACGGCGATGTTGAATTTTGTTCTGTATATGCCTATCCTTATCATATTTATATATCAGTATATCATCCTTAATTTGTAAATACGCGGCGTAAAGCCGACGGCAAAAAGATAATAAAGGCAGGTCAAGCAGTATGTCGGAAGAAAAAAACAAAAAACAGGAGCTTTCACCATTGGAAAATGAAAGCGGCCGCGCCCCTGTGAAACATAAATTAAGCGACAGACTCGCTTTTAATCGCACAAAACTTGCAAACGAAAGGACCATGCTTGCATACATACGCACCGCCATAGGATCTGGCGGCGCGGGGATGGCGCTTTTTAAGCTTATAGAGATACCCGATGCAAAATATATAGGGATCGCGCTAGTAGCGGCGGCGCCGGTCATACTTGTAATAGGCATATTGCGTTTTATCAGAATGAATAAAAAGGTCGATGATTACAAAAAAATAGATGAAGATGACGAAGATTAAAAGAGACTGTGAACAAGCGGACAATTAAAATCGCGTAAGTCACAGCCTCTTTTTTTTAAAAGCTTAACATTTTATCTTGTGTACATGATAAACGGCAAAACGCCTGCGGGATCTATGCTTTACCGAACTTATCCTTGCTCTGTTTGCATCTGGGGCAGCGCCAGTCGGCGGGGAGGTCCTCAAATTTCGTGCCTGCCGGTATACCGTGCTCCGGGTCGCCTTTTTCGGGATCGTATACATATCCGCATACGCCGCAGACATACTTGCCGGTAGCCTCTTTTGCCTTGACCTCGCCGGGAGGGATTATCGCGGGAGGATTGTCAAGATCGACAATGCGCTTAGCCTCAAGGTTTTCATATCCGAGAGGCGTGTGAGTTGAAACGTAAACGGTGGGATGTTCGCGCACGAATTGGCGCACGCGGTCAAGCGTTTCGCGCGCTGCCTTCGGGTCCTCGAAGACAATGGAAAGCTTGTTTTCATAAAGCGCCTCGTCCGTATACGTAACGTCGCCGTGCAGCATGTAGAAAAGGCCGCCGTCCTCAACTATGACTATGCTGTTGCCGTTCGTGTGTCCCTTAGCCTTAATGAAATAAATGCCGTCGGCTATCTTGTCTGCCGCAGGGAAGTTATAATACGGGCCGTCCTTATATTGGGCGCGGATGATGTTTTCACCGCTAAGGCCCATAGCGTCGGCGTCCTCGGGGCCTATGTAAACTCGCGCATTGGGGAATGCGCGAAGCTCGCCCACATGGTCGTCGTGCTTATGAGTTACAAGTATCTTCGATACCTGCTCAGGCTTATAGCCTGCGTCAGCCAGAGCGGAAACATAATCATTAACGCGCTCACCCATATAGATTATGGACTTTTCATCGGGCACCATATCGGGCATTTCCTTG harbors:
- a CDS encoding rubredoxin, producing MKITAVKLYENGFMRQPLPFGGEEGPDKFDPSVKYRSSLQNYVIDTGSEVILVDTGLPKEMPDMVPDEKSIIYMGERVNDYVSALADAGYKPEQVSKILVTHKHDDHVGELRAFPNARVYIGPEDADAMGLSGENIIRAQYKDGPYYNFPAADKIADGIYFIKAKGHTNGNSIVIVEDGGLFYMLHGDVTYTDEALYENKLSIVFEDPKAARETLDRVRQFVREHPTVYVSTHTPLGYENLEAKRIVDLDNPPAIIPPGEVKAKEATGKYVCGVCGYVYDPEKGDPEHGIPAGTKFEDLPADWRCPRCKQSKDKFGKA
- a CDS encoding DUF202 domain-containing protein — translated: MSEEKNKKQELSPLENESGRAPVKHKLSDRLAFNRTKLANERTMLAYIRTAIGSGGAGMALFKLIEIPDAKYIGIALVAAAPVILVIGILRFIRMNKKVDDYKKIDEDDED